Genomic DNA from Frondihabitans sp. PAMC 28766:
AAGATCGTTCTTAGTATCCTTCGGATCACTCGATAGGAAGGGTTCTGCGGCGGGGGCCGCCTGGGCATAACAGTCCAGGCGGCCCACGCTGCGACCACACACCATGATTCGCTTCATCCTGTACCGCCTCATCGGCGCCATCGTCGTCCTCTTCGTCGTGAGCCTCGTCACGTTCCTGATCTTCCAGATCGCGCCGACCCTCTCGCACACGAACCCGGTGTATTACTACATCGGCAAGGTGCCGTTCAAACCCGGCTCCCCCCAGTTGCTCGCTCTCGAGCACCGCTTCGGGTTCGACCTCCCGGTCCCCGAGCAGTACTGGCACTACATCTCCGGCATCATGTTCGGCCAGACCATCACCGACGGTGTGTCGACCCCGATCCACTGCCCGGCCCCCTGCTTCGGCTACTCGTTCAAGCAGAACGACCTCGTGGGGTCGATGCTGCTGCAGGCCGCTCCGGTCAGCATCAGCCTCCTCGTCGGCGCGGCCGTCCTGTGGCTCGTCGGCGGCGTGACGGTCGGCACCTTCTCGGCCCTCAAGCCCGGTTCGATCGTCGACCGCGTCGGCATGACCGGCTCGCTGGCCGCCGTCTCGCTGCCGATCTTCTTCACGGGCCCACTGCTGTTGTTGGTCTTCGAGTACACGCTCGGCTGGTTGCCGAACGTCGCGTACGCGCCGATCACGCAAGATCCCCTCCAGTGGTTCAAGAGCATGATCCTGCCCTGGGTCGCCCTCGCCTTCCTCTTCGCCGCCCTCTACGCCCGGCTCACCCGGTCGAACATGATGGAGACGATGGGCGAGGACTACATCCGCACGGCGCGGGCGAAGGGCCTGCCACGGCGCACGGTCGTCATCAAGCACGGTCTCCGTGCTGCCCTGACTCCCATCGTCACGATCTTCGGCATCGACGTGGGCACCCTGGTCGGCACGACGGTCATCACCGAGACCGTCTTCAACCTACGAGGGCTCGGTTACCTCTCGATCAGCGCCATCCAGACTCTCGACCTTCCCGTGATCGAGGGCGTTACGATCGTTGCCGCACTGGCTCTCGTCATCGCGAACTTCCTGGTCGACATCCTGTATGCCGTGATCGACCCGCGAGTCACCGTCTAAGCGCCGGAAGGAAGCATGTCTACAACACTCCCCACCACCGAGGCGCAGACCCCGGCCACCTCCGACGCCTTCCTCCGGGTCGAAGACCTCAAGGTGCACTTCCCCACCGACGACGGCGTCGTCAAGAGCGTCGACGGCCTCTCGTTCGAATTGCGCCGCGGCGAGATCCTCGGCATCGTCGGCGAATCGGGCTCGGGCAAGTCGGTGACCAGCCAGGCGATCCTCGGCCTTCACAAGAACAGCAACGCGCGCCTGTCGGGCAAGATCTACCTCGACGGCAAAGAACTCATCGGGGCGACCGAAGACGAGGTCCGCGAGCTCCGCGGCAGCGAGATGGCGATGATCTTCCAGGATCCCCTCTCGGCTCTCCACCCGTTCTACTCGGTGGGCTCGCAGATCGGCGAGGCGTACCTCGTGCACAACAAGGTCTCCAAGAAGGAGGCCCGTGCCGAGACGGTGCGGATGCTGGCGAAGGTGGGCATCCCGAACCCGGAGAACCGCTACGACGACTACCCGCACCAGTTCTCGGGTGGTATGCGACAGCGCGCGATGATCGCCATGGCGCTCATCTGCAAGCCGAAACTGCTGATCGCCGACGAGCCGACCACGGCGCTCGACGTGACGGTGCAGGCGCAGGTCCTCGAGCTCATCAAAGAGCTGCACGACGAGCTCGACTCCGCCGTCATCATCATCACGCACGACCTCGGCGTCGTCGCCGAGACCTGCGACAAGGTGCTCGTGATGTACGGCGGCCAGTGCGTCGAGAAGGCACCCGTCGAAGAGCTCTTCTACAACCCCGAGATGCCCTACACCTGGGGCCTCCTGCGGTCGATGCCGCGCGTGGACCGCGTCCGCGAGGGTCGGCTCACGCCGATCCCCGGCCAGCCGCCGTCGCTCATCAACGTGCCGAAGGGCTGCGTCTTCAACGCGCGCTGCCCGTTCTCGGATCGCGTGGGCGAGAACAAGTGCTTCACCGAGCACCCGAACCTGCTGGAGTCGTCGAACCAGCACGAGGTCAGGTGCCACATCCCCCACGAACAGCGCGTGGAGATCTTCGCGAACGAGATCTTCCCCACCCTCTGATCAGGCCACACCGAAAGAGAACCAGCTTCCTATGAGTTCAGTGACCGAAGCCCCGACGGCCAAGCCGGCACCCACGGGTGACCCGCTGCTCGTCGTCGACGGCATCACGAAGCACTTCCAGGGCGGGGCCGCGGGCCTCCTCGGGCGACGAGGCAACCCCATCAAGGCGGTCGACGGCGTCAGCTTCACCGTGTCGAAGGGCGAGACCCTCGGAATCGTGGGCGAGTCCGGCTGCGGCAAGTCGACCACGGGGCGGCTGGTGTCGAAGCTGATCGAGCCCACCGCCGGCCGGATCGAGTTCGACGGTCGAGAGATCGCCGGGCTGAGCCCGCGCCAGATGCGTCCGCTGCGCAGCGAGATCCAGATGATCTTCCAAGACCCGTTCTCGTCGCTGAACCCGCGGCACACGGTCGGCACGATCATCGGCGCCCCGTTCAAGATCCAGCACACGAAGACCGACCACGGCATCAAGGCCGAGGTGCAGAGCATCATGGAGCGCGTCGGGCTCAACCCCGAGCACTTCAACCGCTACCCGCACGAGTTCTCGGGCGGCCAGCGTCAGCGAATCGGTATCGCCCGCGCACTGGCCCTCGACCCGAAGCTGATCGTCTGCGACGAACCGGTCTCGGCCCTCGACGTGTCGGTGCAGGCCCAGGTGGTCAACCTGCTCGAAGACCTCCAGAACGAGTTCGGGGTCGCTTACATCTTCATCGCCCACGACCTCTCGGTCGTGCGCCACATCGCCGACCGCGTCGCGGTCATGTACCTCGGCAAGGTCATGGAGATCACCGATCGCGACACGCTCTACTCCGACCCGCTGCACCCCTACACGCACGCTCTCATGTCGGCCGTGCCGGTGCCCGACCCGCGTGCCGAGTCGCGTCGCGAGCGGATCCTGCTGAAGGGCGACCTCCCCAGCCCGGCCAACCCGCCCACCGGCTGCGTCTTCCACACCCGCTGCCAGAAGTTCCGCGAAGAGCTGACCGACGAGCAGCGCACGCACTGCTCGACCGTCCAGCCCGTGCTCGAAGAGAAGGCGCCGGGCCACGAGGTCTACTGCCACTACCCCTCGTCGCGCGGTTCCAAGGAGTTCATCAAGACCGGCTCCGTCGTCACGGGCCCGTCCGCACCGACCGTCGGGGAGATCCGCTGATGTCACTCACACCGGGAGAGCTGCAGGTCGTCGCCGAGAGCGACCAGAACCAGCTCGACACGCAGAGCGGCAAAGAGCCGTCGATCGTCGGTCGTTCGCTGTACGCGATCGCGTGGCGTCGCCTCCGCAAAGACAAAGTGGCGATGGTCGCCGGCATCATCATCGTCCTGATCGTCCTGATCGCGATCTTCGCCGACCAGCTCGGCTCGCTCTACGGCACCAGCTACCTCACGCAGCACAACACCGGCTCGGGCAGCCTGCTCGACCCGCTGACGTCGATGCCGCTCGGCTCGCTCGGCGGCGTCTCGGCCAAGCACTGGTTCGGTGTGACTCCCGTCCTCGGGCAGGACATCCTGACGCTGCTGATGCAGGGTGCGCGCACCTCGCTGCTGATCGGCTCGCTGGCGACCGTCGTCTCGCTCGTCTTCGGAGTCTCGCTCGGTCTCATCGCCGGCTACTACCGCGGCTTCGCCGACGTCGTCA
This window encodes:
- a CDS encoding ABC transporter permease, which translates into the protein MIRFILYRLIGAIVVLFVVSLVTFLIFQIAPTLSHTNPVYYYIGKVPFKPGSPQLLALEHRFGFDLPVPEQYWHYISGIMFGQTITDGVSTPIHCPAPCFGYSFKQNDLVGSMLLQAAPVSISLLVGAAVLWLVGGVTVGTFSALKPGSIVDRVGMTGSLAAVSLPIFFTGPLLLLVFEYTLGWLPNVAYAPITQDPLQWFKSMILPWVALAFLFAALYARLTRSNMMETMGEDYIRTARAKGLPRRTVVIKHGLRAALTPIVTIFGIDVGTLVGTTVITETVFNLRGLGYLSISAIQTLDLPVIEGVTIVAALALVIANFLVDILYAVIDPRVTV
- a CDS encoding ABC transporter ATP-binding protein → MSSVTEAPTAKPAPTGDPLLVVDGITKHFQGGAAGLLGRRGNPIKAVDGVSFTVSKGETLGIVGESGCGKSTTGRLVSKLIEPTAGRIEFDGREIAGLSPRQMRPLRSEIQMIFQDPFSSLNPRHTVGTIIGAPFKIQHTKTDHGIKAEVQSIMERVGLNPEHFNRYPHEFSGGQRQRIGIARALALDPKLIVCDEPVSALDVSVQAQVVNLLEDLQNEFGVAYIFIAHDLSVVRHIADRVAVMYLGKVMEITDRDTLYSDPLHPYTHALMSAVPVPDPRAESRRERILLKGDLPSPANPPTGCVFHTRCQKFREELTDEQRTHCSTVQPVLEEKAPGHEVYCHYPSSRGSKEFIKTGSVVTGPSAPTVGEIR
- a CDS encoding ABC transporter ATP-binding protein encodes the protein MSTTLPTTEAQTPATSDAFLRVEDLKVHFPTDDGVVKSVDGLSFELRRGEILGIVGESGSGKSVTSQAILGLHKNSNARLSGKIYLDGKELIGATEDEVRELRGSEMAMIFQDPLSALHPFYSVGSQIGEAYLVHNKVSKKEARAETVRMLAKVGIPNPENRYDDYPHQFSGGMRQRAMIAMALICKPKLLIADEPTTALDVTVQAQVLELIKELHDELDSAVIIITHDLGVVAETCDKVLVMYGGQCVEKAPVEELFYNPEMPYTWGLLRSMPRVDRVREGRLTPIPGQPPSLINVPKGCVFNARCPFSDRVGENKCFTEHPNLLESSNQHEVRCHIPHEQRVEIFANEIFPTL